A DNA window from Brassica napus cultivar Da-Ae chromosome C1, Da-Ae, whole genome shotgun sequence contains the following coding sequences:
- the LOC106417622 gene encoding methylesterase 17-like, whose product MAEENQDHTLELKPRRKQPHFVLIHGMSLGSWCWYKIKCLMEVSGYTVTCIDLKSSGIDPSSADTLTSFDQYNQPLIDFLSSLPEKEQVILVGHSAGGLSVTSSIQRFPRKICLAVYIAATMLRFGFQTTEDLKDGVPDLSEHGDVYELGFGLGPENPPTSALIKPEFRRKLLYHMTPQQECVLAALMMRPAPLLALTTAKMEEGKGKEEEEELVPRVYIKTLHDRVMKPAQQEAMMKRWPPRQAYEVDSDHSPFFSNPFVLCGLLIKAAVSVGSI is encoded by the exons ATGGCGGAGGAGAATCAAGATCACACCCTAGAATTGAAACCAAGAAGAAAACAACCACACTTTGTGCTAATACACGGCATGAGCTTAGGATCATGGTGCTGGTACAAAATCAAATGTCTCATGGAAGTCTCTGGCTACACAGTCACTTGCATCGACCTCAAATCCTCCGGCATCGATCCTTCCTCTGCCGATACTCTAACTTCCTTCGACCAATACAACCAACCACTCATCGACTTCCTCTCATCCTTACCAGAAAAAGAACAG GTGATACTTGTGGGTCACAGTGCAGGAGGGCTTAGTGTAACGAGCTCGATCCAGAGATTCCCTAGGAAGATCTGTCTGGCTGTTTATATCGCAGCCACAATGCTCAGATTCGGGTTTCAGACAACTGAAGATTTGAAAGAT GGAGTGCCTGACCTATCAGAACATGGTGATGTCTATGAGCTCGGTTTCGGTTTAGGACCGGAGAATCCTCCTACTAGTGCCCTTATCAAACCTGAGTTCAGACGAAAGCTCCTTTACCACATGACTCCTCAACAG GAGTGTGTATTGGCTGCGTTAATGATGAGACCAGCTCCGCTTCTGGCGCTCACAACTGCGAAAATGGAAGAgggaaaaggaaaagaagaggaggaggagctgGTACCGCGCGTGTACATCAAGACATTGCACGACCGGGTGATGAAACCGGCGCAGCAGGAGGCGATGATGAAACGGTGGCCACCGAGACAAGCTTATGAAGTGGACAGTGACCATTCACCTTTCTTCTCTAACCCTTTTGTTCTCTGCGGTTTACTCATTAAAGCTGCCGTTTCTGTGGGTTCTATCTAA
- the LOC106417634 gene encoding cytochrome b-c1 complex subunit 8-1, mitochondrial gives MGKQPVKLKAVVYALSPFQQKIMTGLWKDLPEKIHHKVSENWISATLLVTPVLGTYWYAQHFQEQEKLEHRF, from the exons ATGGGGAAGCAGCCGGTGAAGTTGAAGGCGGTGGTATACGCGCTATCGCCGTTTCAGCAGAAGATAATGACTGGACTCTGGAAGGATCTCCCGGAGAAGATCCACCACAAGGTCTCGGAGAATTGGATCAGCGCCACTCTCCTCGTCACTCCTGTCCTCGGAACCTACTg GTATGCTCAGCACTTCCAGGAACAGGAGAAACTCGAGCACAGGTTCTGA
- the LOC106418312 gene encoding protein transport protein SEC31-like → MGKPEDDGNSLRAGGEALGDSAERRRNAPPRRRLRCCCGCFEWISGLVGCKCLFVLLLSVSLFLSALFLLLPFGAVDRGGSSLDPRFKGHAVVASFSLNRPKSFLNEHLAQLQDDIFQEMSYISINVTILALESHGLNTTKVVFGIDHDTAYREIFPLSLSTIKGMFESVLINQSTLQLTKPLFGDTFLFEVLKFPGGITVIPPQSAFPLQKFKLSFNFTLNYSIHRIQINFNTLAIQLKNGLNLAPYENLYVTLSNAEGSTVYPPTTVHSSVLLRVGTSNPSPRLKQLTDTITGSRSKNLGLNNTIFGKVKQVRLSSLPNNSDSSTNSPSPSPSPHHHHHHHHHHHHHHNHHHHHHHHHHHHHHQLSPSIAPAISPVASPVPQKSPRIRRAPSAPPPCNSGNRRGQRVHFKDKHLHFSSTPTPTPSPSPPSHRPPRYSAQPPHASHHSPRYSARPPHHQLHSPAPIPAAKPHIVPVSAPLPHVVFANAAPPPKTKPSEPQHANEVSHPQPQTSSSNLNLPATPWIVLLMLIAAWLRE, encoded by the exons ATGGGTAAACCCGAGGATGACGGCAACAGCCTCCGCGCCGGAGGAGAAGCTCTCGGCGATTCCGCGGAGAGGAGGAGGAATGCTCCTCCTCGTCGTCGTCTTCGTTGTTGTTGTGGGTGTTTCGAATGGATCTCGGGGCTTGTTGGGTGTAAATGCCTCTTCGTGCTGCTTCTCTCCGTCTCCTTGTTTCTCTCCGCTTTGTTTTTGTTGCTTCCTTTTGGCGCCGTGGATCGTGGGGGTTCGAGTCTCGATCCCAGATTTAAAG GTCATGCTGTAGTAGCGAGTTTTAGCCTCAATAGACCAAAATCTTTTCTTAATGAACATCTCGCGCAGCTTCAGGACGACATCTTCCAAGAGATGAGCTACATTTCCATCAAC GTAACTATCCTAGCCCTCGAGTCACACGGACTGAACACAACAAAGGTTGTGTTTGGAATCGACCACGATACAGCATACCGAGAGATATTTCCTCTCTCTTTGAGTACTATCAAGGGGATGTTCGAATCGGTGCTGATAAACCAATCCACTCTTCAGCTTACCAAACCCTTGTTTGGGGACACTTTCCTTTTCGAAGTTCTAAAGTTTCCAGGAGGAATCACTGTGATTCCACCTCAAAGTGCGTTCCCGCTGCAGAAGTTCAAGCTTTCTTTCAACTTTACGCTAAACTACTCCATTCATCGGATCCAGATAAACTTCAATACCCTTGCTATTCAACTCAAGAATGGCCTGAATCTCGCACCATACGAG AATCTGTATGTAACCTTATCAAACGCAGAGGGTTCCACCGTGTATCCCCCTACGACTGTTCACTCATCTGTTTTGCTGAGAGTCGGGACTTCAAATCCAAGCCCAAGACTGAAGCAGCTGACTGATACCATCACGGGCTCACGCTCGAAGAACCTTGGCCTGAACAATACCATATTTGGTAAGGTCAAGCAAGTTCGTCTGTCATCTTTGCCAAACAACAGTGATAGCAGCACCAACTCTCCATCACCTTCACCTTCCCCTCATCAccaccatcaccatcatcatcaccatcatcatcaccacaaccatcatcaccaccatcaccaccaccaccaccatcatcatcatcagcttAGCCCAAGTATAGCTCCTGCTATTTCACCTGTGGCCTCTCCTGTCCCTCAGAAAAGTCCTAGAATTAGAAGAGCTCCATCTGCACCTCCGCCCTGCAACTCAGGGAATAGAAGAGGACAAAGAGTACATTTCAAGGATAAACATTTGCATTTCTCATCTACACCTACTCCCACGCCTTCTCCTTCCCCTCCATCACATCGTCCTCCTCGCTATTCTGCTCAGCCACCACACGCATCACATCATTCTCCTCGCTATTCTGCTCGACCACCACATCATCAGCTGCACTCACCGGCCCCTATTCCTGCAGCCAAGCCTCATATAGTTCCAGTCTCTGCCCCTCTACCTCATGTGGTGTTTGCCAATGCAGCTCCACCACCGAAAACCAAACCAAGTGAACCGCAGCACGCAAACGAAGTTTCTCATCCTCAACCGCAGACATCTTCAT CTAATTTGAACTTACCAGCTACGCCATGGATTGTTCTACTCATGCTGATAGCGGCTTGGCTTCGTGAATAA
- the LOC106418311 gene encoding bZIP transcription factor 28-like, translated as MTESTFSIANPPEIPDLNPNTLADPDMISVPPLDPLFLSASDPISDLSFFLDDENGDFADLDFSFDDSVDFFDFDLDADHPVAITESNANHANMDSPETKNVDRGLEDRSDSVHSQVSSQGSKTLASGGCDTSSSPEKSSVSKSKRKKGDSGGDYRSFKYQKSDEKSATPVGEDDEKKKVRLIRNRESAQLSRLRKKQYVEELQGKVKSMNSTIAELNGKISYVMAENAALRQQMMAASGAPAPMNPYMAAPPLPYQWMPYPPPYPYGSQIPLVPKLPLPSCSRPKKGEGRSKLKKVASISFIGILFFIFVFGTLVPFMNVDNGGDSGLAKYEGRRYYDEHRGKVLMVGDGSDVRRGSVHSSRDSCGGVEGRVSNSSEPLFASLYVPRNDGLVKIDGNLIIHSVLASEKAKKNVSETIKSEEPELTVPGTLSSALAVPDVRGNGAMLPHSSKALSSGSPDGKRLHQWFHEGGAGTLMDYSMCTEVFQFDISPGAIVPSSVSNITREHLQNVTTTRDKRMKNRRILEGLPVSRLASELNITEAQASKDAQNKSFHGKANTKPTSSSMVVSVLLDPREVVDSETDRVMPSNPKSLSRIFVVVLLDSVKYVTYSCVLPRSGLHLVAT; from the exons ATGACGGAGTCCACATTCTCAATCGCTAACCCACCGGAGATACCTGATCTGAACCCTAATACGCTAGCAGATCCCGATATGATCTCAGTCCCGCCGCTAGATCCTCTCTTCCTCTCTGCTTCCGATCCGATTTCCGATCTAAGCTTCTTCCTCGACGACGAGAACGGAGACTTCGCGGATTTGGATTTCTCGTTTGACGATTCTGTCGATTTCTTCGATTTCGACCTCGACGCGGATCACCCGGTGGCAATCACAGAATCGAACGCGAACCATGCGAATATGGATTCACCGGAGACGAAGAACGTCGATAGAGGTTTAGAAGATCGATCTGACTCTGTTCATTCTCAGGTCTCGTCGCAAGGCTCGAAGACTTTGGCGTCAGGCGGTTGCGACACGTCATCCTCCCCTGAGAAGTCTTCTGTGAGCAAGAGCAAGAGGAAGAAGGGAGACTCTGGAGGAGATTACAGGAGCTTCAAGTATCAAAAGTCTGATGAGAAATCAGCAACTCCTGTGGGAGAGGACgatgagaagaagaaggtgagGCTGATAAGGAACCGTGAGAGCGCTCAGCTTTCGAGATTAAGGAAGAAGCAATACGTTGAGGAGCTTCAAGGGAAAGTGAAGAGCATGAACTCCACCATTGCTGAATTGAACGGGAAAATATCTTACGTTATGGCTGAGAATGCAGCGTTAAGGCAGCAGATGATGGCTGCTTCTGGTGCTCCTGCTCCTATGAATCCTTACATGGCTGCACCGCCTTTACCTTATCAGTGGATGCCGTATCCTCCGCCGTATCCTTATGGATCACAGATTCCATTGGTTCCTAAATTGCCTCTCCCGAGTTGTAGTAGACCGAAGAAGGGAGAGGGGAGAAGCAAGCTCAAGAAGGTTGCTAGTATCAGTTTTATTGGGATTCTGTTCTTTATATTCGTGTTTGGTACGTTGGTTCCGTTTATGAATGTTGACAATGGAGGAGATAGTGGTTTGGCTAAGTATGAGGGTCGTAGGTATTATGATGAGCACAGAGGGAAGGTTCTTATGGTTGGCGATGGGTCTGATGTTAGAAGAGGAAGTGTCCATTCTAGTAGAGATAGTTGTGGGGGAGTAGAAGGAAGAGTGAGCAATTCCAGTGAGCCTCTCTTTGCTTCTCTCTACGTTCCAAGGAACGATGGGCTTGTGAAGATCGATGGGAACTTGATCATTCATTCTGTTTTGGCTAGCGAGAAAGCTAAGAAGAATGTGTCTGAGACAATAAAAAGCGAAGAACCTGAGTTGACGGTTCCTGGTACTCTGTCTTCTGCATTAGCTGTCCCTGATGTGAGAGGAAATGGGGCAATGCTTCCACATTCTTCCAAGGCTCTCTCTTCTGGTTCGCCTGATGGGAAAAGACTTCACCAGTGGTTTCATGAAGGTGGCGCAG GGACACTAATGGATTACAGCATGTGCACCGAGGTCTTCCAGTTCGATATTTCTCCAGGTGCTATCGTCCCATCATCAGTCTCCAACATTACAAGGGAGCATCTCCAGAATGTCACCACCACCCGAGACAAGAGAATGAAGAACAGGAGGATTCTCGAGGGGCTTCCGGTTTCACGTTTGGCATCTGAGCTTAACATCACGGAAGCCCAGGCGAGCAAAGACGCCCAAAACAAGAGCTTTCATGGGAAAGCTAATACCAAACCCACATCATCATCAATGGTTGTTTCAGTGTTGCTTGATCCAAGGGAGGTCGTTGACTCTGAAACCGATAGAGTCATGCCCTCAAACCCGAAATCACTTTCCCGGATCTTCGTGGTGGTGCTTCTAGACAGTGTCAAGTACGTTACCTACTCATGCGTTCTTCCCCGGTCAGGTCTCCATCTTGTGGCTACCTGA
- the LOC106418017 gene encoding uncharacterized protein LOC106418017, translated as MRSNQLGVCLLSYEMNQGYFADTKEFKEHGGKITTANKTVIHAVSAVKFSELVVTLSSGKVLKLLVTSGSSEVNAESLVVPKVSLVCLSFRASSQEMISSWSKPFLESQFLILRQLTSAHVAQGEEKLSVQCAMLMESRCFRRKIR; from the exons ATGAGAAGCAACCAGTTGGGGGTTTGTCTGCTTAGCTATGAGATGAATCAGGGGTACTTTGCTGATACGAAAGAGTTTAAGGAACATGGTGGTAAG ATAACAACTGCGAATAAGACTGTGATTCATGCTGTGTCAGCTGTGAAATTTTCGGAATTGGTTGTGACTCTTTCTAGTGGAAAAGTCTTGAAGTTGCTTGTTACTTCTGGTAGCAGTGAGGTTAACGCAGAGAGTTTGGTTGTTCCTAAGGTATCATTGGTGTGTCTGTCTTTTCGAGCAAGCTCCCAG GAAATGATCAGTTCCTGGAGCAAGCCATTTCTTGAGTCCCAGTTCCTCATTCTGAGACAGTTGACAAGTGCACAT GTTGCACAGGGAGAGGAGAAGTTGTCTGTCCAATGTGCAATGCTGATGGAGAGCCGGTGTTTTAGAAGGAAAATCAGATGA